Genomic DNA from Streptomyces sp. PCS3-D2:
TGTCGGGGGAGCGCAGCCAGTCCAGCAGCCGGTGGCAATTCTCACGTTGACCTTCGGCCACCACCTGCACCCGCCCGTCGTCGAGGTTGAGGGCGAAGCCGACCATCCCGCCGATCTCCATGGCGTTCTCCCTGGTGAACCAGCGGAATCCCACTCCCTGCACCCGGCCGCGCACCCAGGCGGTCAGGCGGACGTCTTCATTCATGCGTGAACGCTAACCGGGCGCGAACTTTCCGGTCACATCGCCCCCAGCGCCCCATGGCGTACAGTCGCGCACCAATGAACTCACCCATTTGGGTGGGTAAGGGACGATCTTGATCCGGCCAGGAAGGGCACGACACCGATGGGACGTCACGGA
This window encodes:
- a CDS encoding acylphosphatase, coding for MNEDVRLTAWVRGRVQGVGFRWFTRENAMEIGGMVGFALNLDDGRVQVVAEGQRENCHRLLDWLRSPDTPGRVDGVTEIWGTPRGGYDGFGMR